One window from the genome of Microbulbifer sp. ALW1 encodes:
- a CDS encoding autotransporter outer membrane beta-barrel domain-containing protein: MSYPRAASAFNAGAPALRITAFGPTLPALIVALPVCLAPTTGYGQILFGSEDNHYTLNSDNRANIDSGQRIDGGAGNDRLSIQGVSLSNPSRLQQWETISLEHSADLTLDSSLVLGGSDALPGLLEIDSSSRLLLPYFSAGIVPGNGQPLSVINHGVINMSGNNTANSLLIRGDYTGSGSILMDMVAGGDDSLADRLIISGGRASGSTQLLFNRLTGNGADTDNGILVVEARDGGSTTNSAFFMDGSVSAGPYEYFLFRGSQDPEDANNWYLRSNLQPSSTPVTQPADAQSGIRFSSVADDASVASDAQVSLAPSEGIIAAAPESGAAPIPIYRPEIPLYAQAKSLARLSSLQEIGSYHKRRGEQRSWFDGINDDWLRVHHMSADYNWSGDIDNRFDGSITGIQLGTNLWSGPTCTGGARETGLFVGSTRASGDVSGFARGYSDYSSGQNQLTSHHIGFYFNDYRPDMGYFDFTAKVAHLTLESRSSRGIGDTISGPQLTLSVEKGFTWQAAEHFNLEPQLQVIANYSNLSAFNDGISWVEPDMTPEANFRAGLRGYNTDTAWFDGNLRVYLFGNVWHTLGGNDQLLFDGNLQTDLERQATWGEFGGGAVLLQSQYGSAFFNLGYQRSLDDLNWSGGSASLGFNWAW; the protein is encoded by the coding sequence ATGTCGTACCCCCGCGCGGCTAGTGCGTTTAACGCCGGCGCCCCCGCTCTGCGTATCACCGCATTTGGCCCCACACTTCCAGCTCTCATCGTCGCCCTGCCAGTTTGTCTGGCCCCAACCACCGGCTATGGGCAGATACTGTTTGGCAGTGAAGACAACCACTACACCCTGAACAGCGACAACCGCGCCAATATCGACAGCGGTCAACGGATCGACGGTGGCGCGGGCAATGACCGCCTGAGCATCCAGGGAGTCTCGCTGAGTAACCCATCGAGACTACAGCAGTGGGAGACCATCTCGCTCGAACACTCCGCCGACCTCACACTGGATTCCAGCCTGGTACTTGGCGGCAGCGATGCCCTGCCGGGACTCCTGGAAATCGATTCCAGCAGCCGGCTGCTGCTGCCCTACTTCAGCGCCGGCATAGTGCCCGGTAATGGCCAGCCTCTCTCCGTGATCAATCACGGTGTGATCAACATGAGTGGCAACAACACCGCCAACAGCCTGCTGATCCGGGGCGACTACACCGGCAGCGGCAGTATTCTCATGGACATGGTGGCCGGTGGTGACGACAGTCTCGCCGACCGCCTGATCATCAGCGGCGGGCGCGCCAGCGGCAGCACACAACTGCTATTCAACCGCCTCACGGGCAACGGAGCCGATACCGATAACGGCATCCTAGTAGTGGAAGCCCGCGACGGCGGCAGCACCACAAACAGCGCTTTTTTTATGGACGGCTCAGTGTCCGCCGGCCCCTATGAATACTTCCTGTTCCGTGGCAGCCAGGATCCCGAAGACGCCAACAATTGGTACCTGCGATCCAACCTCCAACCCAGTAGTACTCCGGTTACACAGCCAGCTGACGCCCAGTCCGGTATCCGCTTCAGTAGCGTGGCTGATGATGCTTCAGTAGCGTCAGACGCCCAGGTATCTCTCGCTCCCTCTGAAGGGATTATTGCGGCCGCGCCGGAATCAGGGGCAGCCCCCATACCCATCTACCGCCCCGAAATCCCGCTCTACGCCCAGGCCAAATCCCTCGCCCGCCTCAGCTCGTTACAAGAGATCGGCAGTTACCACAAACGCCGGGGTGAGCAGCGCAGCTGGTTTGACGGCATCAATGACGACTGGCTGCGGGTCCACCATATGAGCGCCGACTACAACTGGAGCGGCGACATCGACAACCGCTTCGATGGCAGCATCACCGGTATTCAGCTCGGCACCAACCTCTGGTCCGGCCCCACCTGCACGGGCGGCGCTCGCGAAACCGGGCTGTTCGTCGGCAGTACCCGCGCCAGCGGTGATGTCAGTGGTTTCGCCCGCGGCTATAGCGACTACAGCTCGGGCCAGAATCAGCTCACCAGTCACCACATCGGCTTCTACTTCAACGACTACCGCCCGGACATGGGCTATTTCGACTTCACCGCCAAAGTCGCCCACCTCACACTGGAAAGCCGCTCGTCCCGGGGAATCGGTGACACCATCAGCGGCCCGCAGCTGACCCTGTCTGTGGAAAAGGGCTTCACCTGGCAGGCCGCGGAACACTTCAACCTGGAACCACAACTGCAGGTCATCGCCAACTACAGCAACCTCAGTGCGTTTAACGACGGCATCTCCTGGGTAGAGCCCGACATGACTCCGGAAGCCAACTTTCGCGCGGGGCTCAGAGGCTACAACACCGACACCGCCTGGTTTGACGGCAACCTTCGCGTCTATCTGTTTGGGAATGTCTGGCACACCCTCGGCGGCAACGACCAGTTACTCTTCGACGGCAACCTGCAGACCGATCTTGAGCGCCAGGCCACCTGGGGAGAATTCGGCGGCGGTGCCGTCCTGCTACAGAGCCAATACGGCAGCGCTTTTTTCAACTTGGGCTACCAGCGCTCCCTGGATGACCTCAACTGGTCCGGTGGCAGCGCCAGTCTGGGATTCAACTGGGCCTGGTAA
- a CDS encoding integrase arm-type DNA-binding domain-containing protein → MPLTELQVKQAKPKDRDYKLSDERGMHLLVKKTGAKYWRLKYRHPHTKKERQLALGVYPETSLKRARKMRDEARQLLLEGIDPSDNRKARQAESQTAATNTFETLARDWFTTRMGDKSESHRKRTLRLLERDLFPYLGNRPIAEISPPELLIILKRIEDRGAIETAKRAKQIASMVFRFAIAGGRATNDPSALIGAQLQPTQTRHFPTITNPADVGRLLVAIDGYQGTPTVRAALKLSPLLFCRPGELRALEWGEINWEDRRIEIPAAKMKMRHPHIIPLANQSLAVLRELKPLTGRFRYVFPSPKGASRWMSENAVRTALRNLGYTNEQITPHGFRAMARTLLDEVLNQRVEWIEHQLAHSVKDANGTAYNRTKHLPQRKDMMQRWANYLDDLRAQASASNVIMGSFRQPQPEKT, encoded by the coding sequence ATGCCGTTGACGGAACTTCAGGTTAAACAGGCCAAACCAAAAGATCGGGATTACAAGCTATCCGACGAGCGGGGGATGCATCTTCTTGTGAAGAAGACTGGCGCAAAGTACTGGCGCCTGAAGTATCGCCACCCCCACACCAAGAAAGAGCGCCAGTTAGCTCTAGGGGTATACCCCGAAACAAGCCTTAAACGCGCCCGCAAAATGCGAGACGAAGCACGCCAGCTTTTACTAGAAGGCATAGATCCCTCCGACAACCGTAAAGCCCGCCAGGCTGAAAGCCAGACTGCTGCCACCAATACTTTCGAAACTCTAGCCCGCGACTGGTTTACGACAAGGATGGGGGACAAATCGGAAAGTCATCGCAAACGGACTCTCCGCTTGTTAGAGCGCGACCTGTTCCCCTACTTGGGGAATCGCCCCATTGCAGAAATCTCCCCTCCGGAACTTTTGATCATCCTCAAAAGGATCGAGGATCGCGGTGCGATTGAGACTGCCAAACGGGCGAAACAAATTGCGAGCATGGTATTCCGTTTCGCCATTGCGGGCGGTCGAGCCACTAATGACCCAAGCGCCTTAATTGGCGCTCAGCTTCAGCCGACCCAGACCCGACACTTCCCGACCATCACGAACCCCGCAGACGTGGGCAGACTGCTGGTCGCTATCGACGGCTACCAAGGCACCCCCACAGTACGCGCCGCGTTGAAACTTTCCCCTTTGCTCTTTTGCCGGCCCGGCGAGTTACGCGCGCTTGAATGGGGCGAGATCAATTGGGAAGACCGGCGCATCGAAATACCCGCGGCAAAGATGAAGATGCGCCATCCTCACATAATCCCCCTAGCGAACCAGTCCTTGGCGGTTCTACGCGAACTGAAGCCCCTCACAGGCCGCTTCCGTTACGTTTTCCCGTCTCCAAAAGGAGCGAGTAGGTGGATGTCGGAAAACGCCGTACGAACGGCCCTGCGCAACCTCGGCTACACCAATGAGCAGATTACTCCCCACGGATTTCGAGCTATGGCGCGTACGCTATTGGATGAGGTACTTAATCAGCGTGTCGAGTGGATTGAACATCAGCTCGCCCACTCAGTTAAGGACGCCAATGGAACCGCCTACAACCGCACCAAACATCTCCCACAACGTAAAGACATGATGCAGCGCTGGGCAAATTACCTTGACGATCTAAGGGCCCAGGCCAGTGCCTCCAATGTAATCATGGGCTCCTTCCGACAACCGCAGCCTGAGAAAACCTGA